In Lytechinus pictus isolate F3 Inbred chromosome 13, Lp3.0, whole genome shotgun sequence, the DNA window TATCTTACAATTTACATGAATTTACAGTTTGATTTGATACACAAAAATAGACAAGTATCATTACTTTATTGTACAAGATGAAATATATTTACACAAGTCCAATATGGACATGGTAGTAGAAAGAAAATATCTTCTCTCTTATTCCCTATGCCCCATGCCTGAACTTTGGCATTTGAGATAATGGTTTCCACTGCTACCCCatccataccccccccccccttggaaactTGAATAAAGCCAAACATTTCATCCTGATTCCAATTTGGATTGGGACTGATCATAGGTGAGCATCTCACAACCTTTCTTTGGCTATGACGGCACCTTTGaatgggttttttttacagataaatggcgctatacaaatgctattcatcaccatcatcatgctCAATGCATGGTTTCACAGGAACTTTCCTGATCCcccattattttgtatatgcaGAAACAAAAGGTTTAGGATTGAAAAGATGCTTGGTgggattcatttttaaaagatcgTCATACGCATctcaaaattttgttaaaataCCCAAGACAAACTTGCAATACTGCATGATGTTTAAACTTAGTTTTTGCTGAGCTAATGATGAACTTCTACATCTGCAATATATCTGCACATACAGGTACAGCTTCAAAACTCACTACGAGCACAGATATATGATACTAAGGAAGAATTATCAATTTGTTTCTTCAAGTTTCCATATAACATGCGCAGTAATATAATCTTGACTAAAGCTGCCAGGGTCACAAACTCTATGGGCCACATCACAATACCTGTTATCAATATCGAATGCTAAGAACTAAACACCAATACAATATTGCCCAATAACGTTGCAGGAATTCAGCAGCTTATACATGTAGCAGTTCACAGTAACATGCCACTATAGCAAGCTTATGAAACAGGGCTCAATGTATACCAAGCTGCTCTTAATAGTCAAAGATAATGATTGCTGTAGCAAGAAAGAGAGAGTATGGTGATGCTATTATACGCCACAACCCAAATGAAATGGAATACGAGTGAATGCCATCGAGTGGTTGGCGGACTTCTTGCTATCTCCGACTGGTCATTCTTCTCGTCTGTCTCCGTTGTTCGTCTCGTTCCCGCTGCTTCGCATCGAACCACGGTAACTCAAACTCACTATAGGAAGAGAGAGGAACAAAGTGAAAGTATGAGAACCTGGATCTTATATTCCAAAAGGATGCTTTCAACTAGAGTAGAAAGAAACCGGCCTCATATCTCTGAAGATTAAAATTCTTGCTGTCAACAGGTATCTTAATCCAAATTTAATCATAACTCAAAATTTGATTAGGGTTACTCTTAGAAATTTACTCCCaccatgtcattttttttttaaagggaaatcTGAGGTATTTTCAAGCACAAGgaaataataacattcatgCATAATCGACAatcatctttatgaaacagcaaggctctgtaacataaagcttagcgaaTGATGGTGGggttgatttttatgattaatcacacataatgatcaatgcagacaatcatagaaatcagccTCGTGATCAATCACTATGCTTCATGTTACTGGGCCCAGGTAATCTTACCTTGGTTTAACTGTTGGGACCTGTACACCAAAGGTGATGACTGGAATCGTATCACTCATCTCGATGTATTCAGCTAGAATGTAGTGATAGCAAGAAAGCTCTGATTAGTGACAATGATTCTTTGTTGGTGGGGTTATCTAAGATTACTGAAATACTATAATGGAAGGGGTTACTGTATGCTTCTTGAAATCAATTCCCAGTCAGTTTCAGGTACGAAATcaatgacttgaattcacaaaggtggtttttaaaaccatcggttgaactcatggtttatgcagatttcctgtataaattatgcttaccGGTATTTaccatggttaagtacgctattttattcatgagtccactgtttgaagagtggactcacttattcaaaacagtgaactcatgaataaaatagcgttgATAACCACGCCAACAAGCGTCAACTTGGCCCGCTGTGagaaaagcgcgcatcagcattggacattttttaatatatgtggtaaataagcgtaatttatacaggtaatctgcataaaccatgggttcaaccgatgcttttaaaaaccacctttgtaaaTTTGGGCTAATAAGTCTTGCAATTATATGTGACTATAAATCATCAACTAAATGCTAGTCTGCTTTTTGCAGCAGAAAATATAAGTTGAACTGCTACAAACAGAATTGATCCTACCACCTTCAATTGCAAATGAAAactgcaatcaattgcaaagatGTTTCTTACAACACCACATTAGATCATCAggtataaagagaaaaaaataatcaacttCCATGAGAGAGGTACAAGGTCTTTCCAAACAgctatatttattatatttcactCATCAGTTATAATCAACttgaccattttcattttagaaCCCTCTTACACagtttgaattgaaaataaaatatggatgaaaATGAGCTGCTAAACTGGACATGTAATTGGCTAATTTATGGTCAAACCAGAACtctagaccagagtttaaatcaaattatcaaaccagagttcagaaaATTGGTCAGtggaattagaccaaatgagaaTTCTGCCAGCTTACCATCATTTTCTCCAGGGTAGAATGTGGTGAGTATATGCTCCCATTGAGCATACTCTCTCTGCTTCTGTTTATTAACAAGTCTCTCATGTTCTCTAAGCTCTCGTATCCTCTGGATGTCCCATCTCTTCCGCTTCCGTTCGTCCTGCTCCAGTTTGCTATGGCGTTGCTCAAAGACAGCATCGCTGCACTCCTGCTAAACCAACAAGAGAGATTAGGAAGAAAATGGGATGGGAGGTCTGCAGCATGCGGTTTACTATCATAACATACAGGTATCTCAGGAAATTTGCACTAGCACCAATTgctccaattaaaaaaaaattcacatctGTTTAACTCAAGTTGTCCTCAAACTTTACACTATACCTAAATCCAAACTTTTTAATTGCAATTGAGCAAAAGATTTGGTCACTCATAATATTGATAGTCCAATCTAACTGACAGCATTAAAAGTGTAAATCATCACCAGCTTTAACCAAAATGACAGGACGGTATGGAAGAGAACAATCAAGGAAATGAACAGGCCAACCCCACAAAGTGGGAAAACAGGACAAGATTACTAGTACAGTGGTAGAATCAGCTCACTTTTGCAAACAATAGAGGTGTAACAGAAAGTGGGCGAGTATATtccaatacatgtactttctttgGCCAGGCTAACACTCCCTTAGTCCCATCAATAGCAAACATGAAGTAAAAAATAGTCCTTTACCTCTGGAGCATCTGAGGATGTACTTGGTGGTGGAATGTTGATGACCCGCCATGAAGGAactgaaaggaagaaagaataagtcatttttatttaattcatggTGACAGGACCTTGATTTCAGGACTTGATTGTTTGCTGCAGCTACAGATACTAAGcatctttaatttgtttttcagcAGACTAGAAAGCTTGCCTGAGGGATTCTGACATATGTTACATGTGTTATCTGATTTCCACAGCCACCATTGtgggctgtttcataaaaatttgtaaattacacatgaCTTTACAAAGGAACGGTCACCCTTTCTTGTCGTAAATGATATATTCCCCATTTCCTACACGTATTGGTGTTGATTTATCTCCCAAGAAAGGATCTTCATTCATGCGTAGATTCTCATTAGTTATGGAAAGCGATATTAAACACGTATCAGTttcccttaaaaaaataataggtGTGGTCACAAAGGCAGAAGCAAAACAAGAAAAACTTTGCACAAATAGTACTCACCCATTACAGATTCTTCATCTAGGAGAACAGTCTGGGGGACCCTTAAGTCACTCAAGCAAGGGTACATCACTTCTGTTCGATGAAACTTGTCATCGTCCTTTGACTCTTTACTGTCCTGTCTACCTGtgctcttcttctcctccttcttggCAAGTTTCTCTGCCCTTCTTTGCTTCTTGCTCAGTTCTGTGTTGGTGGAGCGTACCGATGAGATGCTGGAGTTGAGGTTGCCGTTGTTGTCTTTGATGGGTGTGCTGACCCCTCGACCTATTGACTGCTTCCCGGTGCTGTTGATCGACACGTCTAGCTCTGACTTACGCTTCCTGGAAGAGAAGTAGAGAAACAGAACTATGTTGATTTCAGAAGTATGAGAATgttagaaaatgaagaaaaaaaatgaaggcaaaTAATTGCATATATGTAGGCACAGGCCTACTATACATACATACTGTAGTCACACATCCAGTGACCACCCTTCTACATGTCTAAATAAAGACCAAAAAACTTGGTCTCCCATGAATAGTATTCCCATTGAGAGATGCATTTAAAGAAACCAATCCAGAAAGACCACCTGTTcattaaagaccactttttttcTCCCTTGGACTCCCATGTAACTGTAGGTTTCATTATGTATGAAATACATTTCAGAGTTTTATACGATCTAGAAAAATTATAACAACTAtctctcttttttcattttcatacaaaAGAGGTAGAATAGACACATGCAATCTCTTGGGAGTGCCAAGTCTGTTTGACTCTATAGATGGtttaaataaatcatgtttttttaaatatgttttgaaaTTTGCTTTACTAATATGGTAATTATTTGACTCAGTCAACCTATGCGGATTTAACTATAGTATAAGATTTTAGAATGCTACACACAACTGAGGAAAATTTCACTGCCAGAATATCCAAAATAGCCCAATCCCCTATAACTTTCCATTGTGTTCAACAGTAAACACtaaatgatttaaaataaacaGGACAGTAAAAAATTGTCCCtgtgcagaaaaaaaattgtattcagaCCACACAACACAATAAGCAATGAGTGGAGTAGTGGACCTACTTTTTTTGCACCGGGGAATCCAGAATCTTCCGGGGCCTTCCAATAGGGCGatgattgttgttgttattggtTTGAGGCTCAACCTTTTCGGAGAGATGAGTTCTTCTATTCATGCGCTCTAATCTACACTTCAACTGCGGTTGTAGATAAAAACATATTAATATCAAACAATAAGCAGCAATCAGGAATGTTTCTAAGAATTGTACTTCTTCTAAAGtcttatattgaaatataaataccaaaaaaaatagttatgtaCTGGAGAAAAGAGATGCCTTATAAGTTATATGTGTATTCATAATACAGTGTAGCCTTTTACTGTTACAATTCTAACAACTTCATGAtttaataaaacattacaaGAAAACCTAAAAAATCCATAATTTGAATATAGAATTGCATGGTACATGTACGTACAATGCAGCTTTGACCAGCTCTGGACACTTCAGACATTCAGAGATTTAGATTAGCTCATAGACCAGGATGTTGGCTGTTCTAGTGTTTGAATGAGCTGAGGGGATTAACACTTCCTAACAAAAGAAGATGCACTGCCCATTTGGCTGCACACCAGATTCATTGCATGATCCCATTGAATGTGCGTATGCATAAGCTTGGAAGCCCTACATGTTGTTATACATTAATGGTGGACACTGGACAATGAGTGTACATAACTTCCGAAGGTGTAGGTTTCACAGGTTGACATCATGAACTCAAGCAAGGCTCAAAACCCTCTCATTGGCCTTGGGTATATATTTGTGTATCCATATTTTCCCCACCAATGCTGTAGTGTATATAGCAAGGACAGAAATTTGCCCCTTAGAAAGGCGGCCTCACCTAACAATAttgaaattagcaaaattaagGCATACAACCTTtttagtttttatcattttaaaatcatatttaacaGTGAATTATGAATTtatccccccctccccttctctctccctctactCCTACATAAACTTTGCAATCATTTGACTGCATACATGCATAAGTGCGAAAGGGCATTCCGGGACCAGGTTGCATCATGTGTGTAGTGCAAGTCAGTGACTCTTCTCTTGAATGTGCAATGAAAGGCAgataaaatgcagaaaatcaGGGATGATCAGATGATCATCTATGTTTGTATGTAGATCTTTgtttttgtaggcctacattgtgaTGACTGACaccattttgaaatataacacTATTTGTACAGTAGAGGAAACATACTACATTGTAAATAGTTTataatttcaagaattattttattaaaaaaaacagaaaaaattgtgaaaaaaaatatacaccattttaaatgaaattgacGTATAGTCACAATACcattaacaaaatttacaaaatgaaatattgatctACAATGTAGATAGTGGTCTACTGAATTCACTCGAAGTTGGTCCCTAATGGCAGCTAGACATAAAATATTGACCAAAATCCCAAAATCTGTCACGAAGttcaattttcatcatttaaaaaGGGCCATTTATTTTGATCGCTTCGGCAGTCATGCCAATAATTGTGTACCATTCTTTGATTTCTTTCTATAAATTTTATGTCTGCCACATCCTGCCTCCCctctaaaattaaaaaatacatgaaaaataacCTCCAGATTTTATGACTATTTAAATTTAAGTcgttatttattttaaatttaacCTAGCTAGGCTATTTGATTTCTTTAGTCTCACCGTTTCATTTTCTAAACGCAATCGTTGTGCCTCTCTTTCAACCATTTGGATCTGTTTCTGCTGTTGTTCAATAACATCCAAGTGCAACATAGAAAGCACTTTCAAATGGGAAATTTCACTTTCTGCATTCACTTTGCACGGCGATGATGCACTTGTTGGGGCAACTGCAGCACACCCGCCATCTCCCGATCGTGCGTTTGGATTGTCACTCGGCTTTGTTGTGTTGTCGATAACATCGCGGGGCATGGCCAGCGCCGAAGCATTCAAAACAACAGACGGGTTATTGTCGGCCGCGTTGTTGTGCCCATCACGATGTTGGTCGTCCATGTTGACTGGAAGCGACACGTTCTCGTTGCTTGAACCGTCGCTATTTTTCAAATACAATTTACGAGTAGCATAAGATTTACCAGTGAGTTTCGATCGCTGCAATCCAATAAATTCAGACTTCATGTTCCCAGGAGCCATGGGAGAAAAAGCTGCTGCTATATCAAGAAACACGTTCCGAAAGTAAGACGACATTTGCAAAACAAAGCAGTTTGGATaatttaaaaatgtccattCTCCACACTGCGATGGCACGATCATACAGACCGTGAATTAAAAATGCCTAAATATTGTCTAAATCATGGCTATTAAATTTTTCCACAATCCTATATTTACGATTCAGATCAAGTTATTGTTCTCCATACAACAAAAATCGTTCTTGATTAAGGTTACTGGTGTAAAATCACTTGCAAATTTAGCTCGTCGATCAAGACATCACTCCAAGTCCGAAAGCTAGTGACGCGACGCACTGTACTAGTACGATACGCTTGCATCATATCATTATACCGTACAGCGCACACATACGGTATGCACAGCGCAGTGCTGCTCTAGACTAGCTAGCACAGCACCACTAGCTGTGCAGCTCCACCTGCCCTGGCCAACGGGGAGGGTCGGTTCAGCAAAGCGCTGTTTCACTCCGGCGCTGCTATTGCAAGAACATGGCCTTCACGTGCGCGCGCGCTAGTGCTCGTGGGCTCTTTAAACTAAGGTAATCAAAAATGCCAAGATGAATATACAATGAATTATACtagaagaatataaaaatattaatttaataaattgaattagTACTTAACCTGTGACCCTCCAGATAAAAAATGCTTAATTAAAAAGCATTCGTAAAACAAAtgaattgacattttttattcattaactTTTTAGGTCGCGAcgttatatatttaaaatatccCTCAAGATGCCGCAAGCTTCTGTGGCGCAATCGGCTAGCGCGTTCGGCTGTTAACCGAAAGGTTGGTGGTTCGAGCCCACCCAGGAGCGGgatccatttttatttatttttttttaatctttcttgCCATGGACGAAGTGATAATTCTCTAATAGATTTCAATTGGGTTACTTACATTTGCTGTCTCATTTGAAATTACACAATAATGAGATGagtatatttgtttattttttataatcttTTTCAGATTTCCCTattcattgatttatatatcattcatctattacttaatCCATTTGAGATTTTTGGGGATagttaatattattatctattTGATTTCTTATTGTGCTTATTagtgtgtattatttgtttatttctgcatttcatgaaaaaatttgTGGCCGCTAATCATGTAGGCCCCAGTTGTAAACATCCTTAAAAAGTATCTTCAACATAATTTATCTCCATCAAGAAAAGGGGGCCCCTTACCATAGCAGCCAGTCTGTTAGCGTGAACCACTGGTTCAGATCagtggtttggtttggttttatttaccgtataaaaatcacaatgaaatacatttcaCAAGATATtagattaaatataaatatataaacatgcaaataaaaatattcgGATGGATCACTCTATTCAGAGCCATTGATATAATGGCTCTCTTCTTCCTAGAGGTCCAGTGGCATGGACCTAGTATGGGCACACACAACTAACTATTTCCTCATAgactcatgtgttaaaaatgagatttgaaaACATCGCCAAAAATAAGTCTTAATAATGACACCATCCACACCTTAATCATTTGGTAGTTCATCCAATATCCTTCAAAcgctaaaaatatgaaaagggggttttcagcattttttcgCGCTACAGCTAGGGGCTCAAATCCAGACTACATGCACACTTGGTTGCAGCATGTAGGTCTATACCTCCATGGTTGCAGTCACAGTGCTCACATGGTTTTAGTTCCCATAAAATCCAGCATTGACAAATTATTGCTCTCCCATGCAGGACTGAACAGATCCAGTAGTAATCCCTCTGTATGCCcagatgaaaaaaaacttttcagaTATGCACtgttgattttatatgaatatttttctaaCCATTACGTCATTTTAACGGACGGGTCTGAAGGGGAATCCCAAAATTGCCGTATCCCGTTAGTGGTGTGCGTCCATATGTCTAGAAAAAGATCAGAGATGCATGTCACAGAAATACAATACTATATCGTTTACAATTCGTTGGGTGACGTGAGCATCTAAAAGAAATTACGCCATCTATAGTTATGTCCTGGTCTTTTTAATCGAGTCAATACAAGTCATGCTCTGCAATTAAGAGGATCTAGCTTATGTACCcgagtgagtaaaaaaaaatacacctcACAAATCTCCTATTTAAAGAAAAGATATGTAATGAaaacattattatcatatatggcctgaaagagtattttctcccaaataatGTAATACCATATCAATGAGGTATGTGTTAATGCTTGGATAATTCCTTGCAATGCTTGGATAATCAGGAGGTATAATCTTCTATGATGTAAAGTTCGAATTTACGCCGAAGTAAGACAtggctgcaatgaatgaatccagatgtcgaTGATCATAATCTtacatgagttagtaaacatatttgcaaatcccttttcaatgaaattaactttagaattgatactaaaaagtgtttattGGACAATTATTAtgttaattattgaaaatttgttttgcgaTGGATTGtaatgcaacccttgtaggattatgtAGGATtatatggtaactgtcggataaaacgtccgacaagtcctttcatgaaacgccccacAGGATTCATGAATaatattgcagtcatgcctcACTTTGGCGCAaagaatagaccagttcgtagttacttcttgacaattttggtcaaatgacctttcatttctttcattatgataggcagatttcaaagcaagataatacgtaagcttgccttacatagcaggatgaagaaattgaatagaccgggggagcgtttcatcaacattttcatccgacaagttgtcagatctgagtctttccttgattttgattggctgtgaggcactgttactatggtaactgtcggataaaacaggacttgtcggataaaacgtccgacaagtcctttcatgaaacgccccccaggtgactagaatagcacaccaatgaacactttatgaaggtatttgttgcattcctactttgaatgcatatcatataGCATGTTGCAcgatgtacttggcaaactgtgaaataccagtcgttcgtggatgcattgttgttttttgtggatgtaaatgaaaaccacaattcaaaagaatatatgaataattaagacatcaaagttgatgcttatctcattagattttaaaccaccatgtcactttagtacaaaatgaccttcctctgatcatgcgtagaatcttttgatcatgcgcagaaaggaactacgaactggcttatacctactgattatccaagcATGAAGACGGTACaaaccacataaatatggtattacattatttgggagaagattCTCTTTCAGGCCATACATGATtttgttcatgacatattttttccttaaacatgtaaaatggggatttgtgaggtgacaagtttttttttactcacaccgTAGAATGCTACCTTTCTTTAACTGTGTGTTATCCTCATGAACAAGATAATTTTATGCAGTTAGttgagcgcgaagcgagagcgGATTTTTATTTAGATTTAGTGACCTGAAAGTTTTACCATTTGCCAAAACTtacttattttcttcatttattttccttttcccttttctctctccttgCCTTTCCCgttttcttcctctccttatCATGCTTATAATTCGTCTATTACTCTTCTATAAGGGGCTCTTGTTCGCTCCGCCCCACCCCTGGATCCATCTATATACCACCACCGTGATATCATGCTATAGTTAACATGTTATAGGTGGCTTGCAATACAAATTTGTAATCAAAGTAAAATGTATTTCAATAGCAAAGTCGCCATGTTCATGGCCCGCGTGACGTGTTTAGGAAATTCGATTGTCATTCCTCTCGCCAAgataataatcatcataaacACATGTCAACTGAACAGATGAAGTACACGTTATAGGGGGCAAAGGAGAACCCGGCCTCCCTGCCTCTCCTAAATACTCGGCAATAAACGTTCTGAGTGAAATATTAATCTTgggaaggggaaaggaaaggtgATAACGACAATTAAGAGATGGCTATTTTCTCATCCAATAGGTTAATGCCGAGCAATAAAGTATGACTTCGCTCTGACCCATCCTATATTTTTAGGTCTTACTATTGATAACAAACTTACGTGGAATGCTCATATCAGCAATATTTGCAAAACTGTTGCAAGAAATATTGGAGTCATCAACAAACTTAAAAATGTTCTTCCAGCACAGACGCCATCCATGTTGTATTGTGCATTAATTCTACCGTATCTTAATTATGGGATTCTGGCATGGGGAAATGCCTCTCAAACGAGActcaacaaaatatttctacTTCAGACAAAAGTACTGAGGATAATATGTAATATGCCCTTTAGAGCTCATACGGATGAATTGTTTCGTCAAAAACGTATCCTTAACGTCATTGACTTGTACCGCTTACAACTATTCCATTTCATGTATCAGCTATAGATAGAAATAGTGTATACCTATGTCctacaaaataaatttatgagTAATAATACCTTGCATTCATAATACCAGACAGTCAAATGACTATCACTTACCCAAAACAAGAACAGTATTTTCGAGCAAAACTATATTTTTCACAGGACCCAAAGACTGGAATTCTTTAGACagagtaataaaagaggcaTCTACTCTGAATCGATTTAAATTACTCATCAAAACATTTCTTCATACTGATTTAATCATATCCACGGTAGAgttgaatattttaaagttaatatataattttgtatatagtgtataCACATTCgtgttacagtgtttatatCTATATTAATTTATAGAATTTGGCTGATAATTTTGCTATATTCATATCATATTACCCTTATATAATTTCGATAGGGGGTCTACAgcttacaagctttgctttttagtaaaCCCCTCcaccttttttcattttattggtaCGTTTCAAAACTGCATATGCAGACGATGTATATTCTACTGTAAATGATTATTATGAAATGTGCTTTGAGaatttgtggaatatgaatatatgaataaataaataaatatacgtCGGTCCAAGTTTAAAATGGCACCAATAACAGGACTTCTCACTGTCAACTTTGTACATCTTGGGATTAGATTGACGTATAACATCAGAgcagttttattttattttgtatgtatgttTCTGAACAAAATACGTTTCTGAACGAAATACCCCCTCCCCGACTCCCGCTTTGGAAAATCTTGGCTCCGCCCCCTCCAAGCTTCCGAAGCTGTCATGGGGCGACGCGGCTGTTCATGAGTTCACAAACAGTTACCGAGTTTACTTCTGTCGGTGTGTTAAAAAGGAACGGTATAGCATAGGAGTTGCTTCAATTAAGAGAGTCATAACGAAAAAGTGTATGATGTCTCGGATAAAAGGAAGTTCTTGCTTTAATATGGGTCATATATTTTGGACGATCTGTTTCCTAGGGACAGTTCATCTTTGTTTCTCCATCGAGACCGATTTCGAGGGGAACAGCAGGATCATCAATAGGAGACCAGTCCGACAAACTCTTAGTACGACCCTCGAAGATGCTCAGGAGTTTCTTCGTGTGTACAATGAGGAAGGGTCACTTGCCCTCTCTACCGCTTACGGAGTGATGTGGGATTACGAGGCTAATATAACGGATGAGAATGCAGAGAAAAATGTGAGATTATTTTCTTCTCCTAACTCATTTTCACCCCTCATTCTCTAACCCCAACCTCACCCCTCTCTCccccagcccccctcccccctctctctcactttcgAATACGTATCCTGCC includes these proteins:
- the LOC129275285 gene encoding male-specific lethal 1 homolog isoform X2 codes for the protein MIVPSQCGEWTFLNYPNCFVLQMSSYFRNVFLDIAAAFSPMAPGNMKSEFIGLQRSKLTGKSYATRKLYLKNSDGSSNENVSLPVNMDDQHRDGHNNAADNNPSVVLNASALAMPRDVIDNTTKPSDNPNARSGDGGCAAVAPTSASSPCKVNAESEISHLKVLSMLHLDVIEQQQKQIQMVEREAQRLRLENETLKCRLERMNRRTHLSEKVEPQTNNNNNHRPIGRPRKILDSPVQKKKRKSELDVSINSTGKQSIGRGVSTPIKDNNGNLNSSISSVRSTNTELSKKQRRAEKLAKKEEKKSTGRQDSKESKDDDKFHRTEVMYPCLSDLRVPQTVLLDEESVMVPSWRVINIPPPSTSSDAPEECSDAVFEQRHSKLEQDERKRKRWDIQRIRELREHERLVNKQKQREYAQWEHILTTFYPGENDAEYIEMSDTIPVITFGVQVPTVKPSEFELPWFDAKQRERDEQRRQTRRMTSRR
- the LOC129275285 gene encoding male-specific lethal 1-like 1 isoform X1, producing MIVPSQCGEWTFLNYPNCFVLQMSSYFRNVFLDIAAAFSPMAPGNMKSEFIGLQRSKLTGKSYATRKLYLKNSDGSSNENVSLPVNMDDQHRDGHNNAADNNPSVVLNASALAMPRDVIDNTTKPSDNPNARSGDGGCAAVAPTSASSPCKVNAESEISHLKVLSMLHLDVIEQQQKQIQMVEREAQRLRLENETLKCRLERMNRRTHLSEKVEPQTNNNNNHRPIGRPRKILDSPVQKKKRKSELDVSINSTGKQSIGRGVSTPIKDNNGNLNSSISSVRSTNTELSKKQRRAEKLAKKEEKKSTGRQDSKESKDDDKFHRTEVMYPCLSDLRVPQTVLLDEESVMVPSWRVINIPPPSTSSDAPEQECSDAVFEQRHSKLEQDERKRKRWDIQRIRELREHERLVNKQKQREYAQWEHILTTFYPGENDAEYIEMSDTIPVITFGVQVPTVKPSEFELPWFDAKQRERDEQRRQTRRMTSRR